One Aegilops tauschii subsp. strangulata cultivar AL8/78 chromosome 2, Aet v6.0, whole genome shotgun sequence genomic window, GTACCAATCCTCCTTGAACCATGCAGAATCCGAGGAGAAGGTGGTGCAGAGATTGCAGCACCTCCTGATGAGAGTGAGCATCGTTGTTGAGGAGGCGGATGGGCGGTACATAACCAACTCTGGGATGTTATTGCAGCTCAAGATGCTCTCAGAGGCTATGTACAAAGGATACCGCGTGCTGGACACCTTGAGGTACAAATCCCTCCAAGACAGGGCAGGCTTTGACAAGGTTAGCATCAATGACCCATCTAGTAGCAGCTTGTATCTAGCCATTCCTTTCAAGCGTTCTCGAACATATAGTGAGAAGGATGACAAGGCCATGAGCCTCGAGTCAGATGGTGCCTTGGAAAGCTTAGAAATTGTTGTCGCTCACATGGCAGAATTTGTTGTGCTTCTTGGTGGATGTGAGCGAATGTCTCGTAGGCTATATGATATTTATCTTTACACCAACAACTTCATGTTGGGCAGACACGCCGAAAAGCAAAAGCTCTTGACCTTCTTGTTGGAGCAGAACAACCTTGTAGGTGATCATGCACTAGCAATTCTTCCGATCATAGGTGGTGTTGGAGTTGGCAAGAAAACATTGGTTGCTCATGTGTGTCGCGACGAGAGGGTTCACTCACACTTCTCCTCTATTTTGCACCTGAATGGAGATAACCTCATGATGATACTTGACCATGGAAGGACCATGTTTGGGACGATGTTGGTAGTTATTGAGTTTGCTTCTGATGTGGATGACGATGACTGGAAAAGGTTTCATTCCTTCCTCATAAGAATCAGCATCGGAAGTAGGATCATCATCATAAGTAAACTTAAAAGATTAGCCCGGTTTGGATCAGTGCAACCTATTTTTCTAAGTGTTCTGTCTTATGATGAGTTGAGGTATCTTTCCAAGACACTGGCATTCGGGAGCGTAGATCCCATAGAACATCCACGACTAGTACAAATAGCAGATGGGTTTTCCAAGGAGTTGCACGCTATGGAAGGCGCACTTGTCGCAACAAATATGTATGCAGATGTCTTGAGAAGGAACCTCGATGTTCAGTTTTGGCGTTGCATATTGGACAGGGGAATAAGATATGTTAAAAGAAACATCTCCATATATGGCGTGCACCCAAGCACACTTCTAGAACAAGGCCACCCAGTGGACATAACGGACTTTGCTTTGCACCCACTTAGCATGAGACGTTATACAATTAATGCTTCAATCAAGGAGGAATCACCAAGTGTGACATTGGGGGAACTTCTAGCCGATCCTAGCATTAGACCCAAAGAAGAGTTCATTCTAATTTCATGGGAATCAAGGATACCCCCTCGCAACACATTTGCCCGCTTTGTTACAAGTCATGCTGAGGACACAAGTGCAGGTAGTGCTTTACATCCCGGGAGGAAACGACGAGGAGTGCCCGTCTAATTTTATTTCAATACTCGTGTAATGTAATTCTTGTTGTAAATTACTTCATACATTATAAACAGATATGTTCATGTATACGGAGTACAATTGAACTAAATGTATTGCGGATCTCATGTAACTTAAAGTAAACTTTGTATTTTTACTAGATCAAACTATCCACCACATGCTCTTCTAGTATTTATTTCTAGCTGTCTCAGTAATGTTGCTTTACAAGAAAGAGGTacatgcatcatcatcatcatcataatcatcatcacatTTTTCTAAAGTTGATACCGATGATGAAGTGTGATGTCTTCTGCTGTCGTGTGGATGTGGATTCTACAAAGAACTAAGATCGGATCAGATTATATTTACAATTACATGATACAGTTAGACTAAGAAACCGACTAGGTGCCCGGTGCCAACGTTGGCCAGCTTCTCCCACAAAATCAGTAACTTTAGCTAGATTTTAGAAACTGAAACCAGTTCGATTTCAATGTACCCACAAACTCCGTCCTCTTTCAGGTGATGAGATTGCCTTGCGCCACAAGGCTTGGGATGGGAGGTGTTGGCTCCGTCCTTCAAGAAAGCCATGGGGAGGTGGAAACAAAGAGGAAAATTCGAGGCAATCCGCGAGGGAAACGAAAACATGAAGTTCTTCCACCCTATTGCCTCGCTGCATTTCTAGAGAAATATGATCCACTCCTTCGATGTCGGCTACGACTTCATGGTCACACATGACGGCAAAGCCTACGCGCTCCACGTCTTCTACCGCGGCATGTTGGGCCAATCAGGGACCACCAGCTAGGGCTTCGACCTGGCCGCACGTCAATCATTTCTTTGAGACCTACATTCGATGTTTCATTAGTTCGTACCCGAGCAAGTGGAGTCAATGGATTCATGTGGTTGAGTTCTGGTACAGTATATCATGCCACTTGGTTATCAAGACAACGTTGTTTCTCTGTGGTCACCAACCACACCACTTCAGCATCTCCACGCGCGGAATCAGGTGTGAGTGGCACTAGATTTACAAGTCTGACTTTAGGATCGTCGCCTGGCAACCATGCTGCTTCGACAACATCTCCACCGAGCTCAACATCGGATGAAGGATTTCTCGGACCGCAAGTGCTCTAATCGATCTTTCGCCTTTGGTGTTTGGGTCTTCTTACGGGTCTAGCCATAGATCCAGACATCTCCAACGCATCGCGCCAACGCCAAGTTGGCCTTTCGCTATTTCAAACCATAACAAGTCTTGGCGCCCGTCGTGAATCTAGTCTACCGTATGCAGTTGTTGGAGCATGCGAAGATCCATTTGGTGTAACATATCTCCCAATTGTGCACCGGAGTATCGCCGTCAAGCATCATGCGTTAGGGGTTGCCGCACCTCAAGGACAGGCACCTGTCATTACAAGTTATTTGGAGCGCGGCCTGTAGCACCGACAATGTAGTCGCCATCATACAAACATTAAAGAAGTATTAGTTTGGTGGCCAGGGCTCACGCCGTCACTAGAGACATGGGAGAATGAGCTTCACCACTCGCTTCCCTCATGTTGTGGCTTGATGCGAAGCCACTGCTAAAGGAGGGGGGAATATCATGGGCCAGGCCCAGACTACCTAGCCCATCGGGCTGGCCCAGCAACCAAAGAGAACCAAGCAACTGTCCACACTGATTCGAAGTCGGGGACTACTTAAACCATAGTGCACAAACACAGGAACCAAGCAGCAGAGTCACTgtgggcgtgtttggttgcttgCATATGGCCCAACGTAGCCCGCGTGGGAAGAACTTGGCTCGTTTGGTTGCCTGCCCTGTGCGGCCAGCATCGCACGGAACTTAAAGCACGTCCAGGCCAGGTCCAGGGGAAACGCCCGAATAGGTATTAGCTCGCGAGCCTGGCTCGGGCGAGGCAGGGAGGGCGACGCGCTTCTCTCCTCGTGCGACCAGGGAGATGGCGCGAGCTCGTCCGCGTCGCCGAAAAATCGGCGGGAGGATTTCGGCTCACCTCCCGCCGAGTCCACCCCTATTTAGCCCCCTCCCTCACCGCGCCAACTCTCGCCACCATTCTCCCTCCGTTCGAGCTTTCCCGCCGACGCGCATCGGCATCGACGAGCAGGTAAGCGGCACATCTTCATCGGCCGGCAGTCCACGGCGTCGGTGCTCCTTCACCGGCCGGCATTGATCTTCCACGACTGTCCCCCCTCGTCCTCGAGCTGCAGCCATGGCCTCTGTGAGTTCAATCCCCCTTTCTCTCTGTTCCTTCTAGCTAGATCTGAGCTGCAGCTAGGGTTTGATCTAGATGCATGGTTGACTAGTGGTCTGATCTGTGAGCTGATATGGTTGATTGCTATGCCGCGGTTGCAATTTGTGGTATGGCTAGATGTTCAAGCATGTGGTAGGCTAGATTAGTAGTAGAGTTTGAAGTTGAACCTTGTGCTTGTGTTGACTCGTGCTTAGATCTGTGATTTGTAGCTATTGGTGGTCCatttgtagcatgttgtttgttGTAGATGTATGTTCGTGCTCATAGATTGTCCGGTATGCTTAGTATGATAGCGATGAACCATATGTGCTTAGTATGATAGTGATGAAGCATGTGCTTGCTATGATAGTGATGAACCATGTACATGTATGCTCCTCCTTTCATGCATTGCCCGGTATGTTGTGTGCTATGCTTATTGTCAATGCGTGCTATGATTGTAGGACATGACCACGCAGACACAAGATCTTAGTCAGGCCCTTGTCCTGTCAGACAACCAGTTTGCTCCATCGTTTGTCGAGGACTCACAGCCTATGTCTGAGATGGCACCTGATTCAGAGGTGTTCGTGTCTGATTCCCTCTATTTGCCAGTAGTGCTCGTTGAGCCAACtcctgctgctgccgctgcacTCAAGGTAGCAGCAGCAAAGGCAAAGAAGGATGGTAGGTCGAACAACATGAAGTGGCAGCCTTTCATGTCCACGTTCGTgctgaacaagatgtgtgagcTCATCTCTAGTGGAGTTAGGACTAACAAGGGCTTCAAGGAGGTGCACTTGAACACCGTTGCGAAGCAGGTGTTCAAGTTCTATGGGCAGGAGTTGTTTGGCACCCATGTGTACAACCACCTGAGGAAGTGGAGAAGTCGATGGATCCAAGTGTCCAAGCTGAGAGACTTTAGTGGCGCCTCATGGGATGAGAACACTTGCTCCATAGTTCTAGAGGCAGAGCACTACGCCGGCCATGTCACGGTTAGCTAACAGCCCTCTTCCTTTTCATACTGTCCACCATTGCCTACTCCTAATCGCAACTAACAACACTTGTGTTTCATTCTTAGGCCACCCAAAGGATGATGAGTTCCTCAACACACCCATACAGAACTACCGCCAGATGCAGCACATCTTCTCCTTCGGGCTGGCAACTGAGAAGCATGCCATGGGCTCGGGGGAGCCTCTTGATTCTCCCATGCCAGACTTACCTGGGACCCCGGACGTCCAGGTCCTTGATGGCCCTGACAAGCCCTTCGTGAAGCCCTTCGACAAGCCATTTGACCCCATCCATGATAGGAAGAGGAAGAGAGGAGGCCTGATGGAGGAGGAGATCAATGTCTTTTACAACATGACTGAGGCGGTGAAGGAGGTGGCAACAGCCATCAGGGAGTGCAAGCCCCTCAATGTCCACCCTGACCTGTATGGCGCTGTCATGACCCAGGGTGGCTTCAGCGACGAGGCTCTCATGGCAGCTCTCAGCCACCTGCTTGACAACAAGGCCCAGGGTGTTTGGTTCGTTGCCATGGCAGACGCTCACAGGGTGCtgtggctcaggagctggctggGCAAGCACTACTACTAGAGTAGTGCTGCCTGTGAGCATGCATGATCCCCAACGACGATGGCggtggcgacgacgacgacgacgacgatgatgacgtACATTTTGTGTAGCTAGGGCTGAAAAACAATTTGATGGTCCGTATATTTTGGTGAGGTGGTATATACTAACCCCTCACGCTGATGGTGAACTTGCGGTGGTAGGACGACACCCTCTTTTGGATGTGGTGGTAGGTTAACACCAAGGTACTGCTAGGTAGAACTTGGTATGCCGTATGATCATGCATGCTTTACTTCTTCTCTTCTGCTCTATTGTTGTTTGTGTGCTACTCTGCTTGTTACTTGTGTGCTCCATTGATTTGCTGCTTCAACTCTTGCTCTTGTGCATTGCTAGGGCAAGTGGTATGACGTGTTCATCGGTAAGGCTCCAGGGGTTTATAGTTCATGGGAAGAAGCTAGTGCACAAGTGGCATCGTATAGCAACAACAGCCATAGAGGGTTCAAGACTAGGCAGAACAAGCTTACTTTGACTGGGTGCGGAAGCACGGAGGCAGCAGTGTAGACAGTGGCAAGGTTGGAGGTGTCAAGGTGGATCGTCCGTTTGGGCTGAAGCTGAAGAACTTCATCATCTTCGCCTAGTTCATCGTCATTGTTGTGTTGTGACGTTGGTGTGCTAGGTGTGATCATTGTGGGTAAGCTCTGTAGGGGAACgcagtagaaaacaaaaaatttccgacctacgcaccagcccaggaccactatggagactgcatacaaggtttgatctttttcgttaccgactcgtagcgcagcgggaagtagagtcgatgatgatcggtggtgcagatccccgcagctaggatttacaacctcccaaccgcgaggatgtataccctcatctgcccctcagacagccctctgggaggcggtcgaacagccccccggacggtgtcgcggacagcccttcgggaggaccttcgaaactcgaacggtcactcggacagcccttcgggaggaccatcgaaactcggacggtcacacggacagcccttcgggaggcactcacgaactaagaccgaaactacgatctctctacagagttgcacacatacggtgtcatctatccggcagggcttcgccgtccagaactagttcctgccggaacccagacagcct contains:
- the LOC109754166 gene encoding disease resistance protein RGA2-like, with translation MEAAISVVTAELVSRFISFLKNKYQSSLNHAESEEKVVQRLQHLLMRVSIVVEEADGRYITNSGMLLQLKMLSEAMYKGYRVLDTLRYKSLQDRAGFDKVSINDPSSSSLYLAIPFKRSRTYSEKDDKAMSLESDGALESLEIVVAHMAEFVVLLGGCERMSRRLYDIYLYTNNFMLGRHAEKQKLLTFLLEQNNLVGDHALAILPIIGGVGVGKKTLVAHVCRDERVHSHFSSILHLNGDNLMMILDHGRTMFGTMLVVIEFASDVDDDDWKRFHSFLIRISIGSRIIIISKLKRLARFGSVQPIFLSVLSYDELRYLSKTLAFGSVDPIEHPRLVQIADGFSKELHAMEGALVATNMYADVLRRNLDVQFWRCILDRGIRYVKRNISIYGVHPSTLLEQGHPVDITDFALHPLSMRRYTINASIKEESPSVTLGELLADPSIRPKEEFILISWESRIPPRNTFARFVTSHAEDTSAGSALHPGRKRRGVPV